One window of Triticum dicoccoides isolate Atlit2015 ecotype Zavitan chromosome 5A, WEW_v2.0, whole genome shotgun sequence genomic DNA carries:
- the LOC119302543 gene encoding germin-like protein 9-3: MASINSYYSLVLVVIALASAPLTAVAGDPDILSDFIVPTSMIGMPPMNITGDFFTYTGFSNITMPMRMPGAQNFTVTKATMMEFPALNGQSVAYAMLKFPSESVNPPHTHPRAAELLLVLDGTLSVGFVDTAGKLYTQDLAAGDMFVFPKGLVHYQSNPGQSPAVALSAFGSSAPATVSVPVSMFGTGVDDAVLAKSFKTDLPTVQKLKAALTPPPKK; this comes from the coding sequence ATGGCGTCCATCAACAGCTACTACTCCTTGGTGTTGGTGGTGATTGCACTGGCCTCGGCGCCGTTGACCGCCGTGGCTGGCGACCCTGACATCCTCAGCGACTTCATCGTGCCGACTTCCATGATCGGCATGCCACCGATGAACATCACCGGCGATTTCTTCACCTACACCGGCTTCAGCAACATTACCATGCCGATGCGGATGCCAGGGGCGCAGAACTTCACGGTGACCAAGGCCACCATGATGGAATTCCCTGCGCTCAACGGGCAAAGTGTGGCCTACGCCATGCTCAAGTTCCCCTCCGAATCTGTGAACCCGCCGCACACCCACCCTCGCGCGGCCGAGCTGCTGCTCGTTCTTGACGGCACGCTCTCCGTCGGTTTCGTCGACACGGCCGGCAAGCTCTACACGCAGGACCTGGCCGCCGGCGACATGTTCGTGTTCCCCAAGGGCCTGGTGCACTACCAGTCCAACCCGGGGCAAAGCCCCGCCGTGGCGCTCTCCGCGTTCGGCAGCTCCGCGCCCGCCACCGTGTCCGTGCCCGTCAGCATGTTCGGCACCGGCGTCGATGACGCCGTGCTCGCCAAGTCATTCAAGACCGACCTTCCTACCGTGCAGAAGCTCAAGGCGGCGCTCACTCCACCTCCCAAGAAGTGA
- the LOC119302540 gene encoding protein HAPLESS 2-A-like isoform X1 has translation MAPPRCPPPSRPAKHVFLLLAAAALVGPAVGVEILSKSRLERCALDSGAGGALACDRKLVLNLAVPSGSDVAYKPEEMFTKTHKCESDAGADVVGVCERLWDQNGHVIEQTEPVCCPCGPHRRVGSSCGSIFDKMIKGKANTAHCVRFPGDWYHVFEIGTRSTGYSIRVQVKKGSSVTEVIVSPENKTVVSKDNFLRVNLIGDYVGHDSMPTFEDFYLVTPREAGGDGQPQVLGDEFSRWKLLERVRFTLDGLECNKIGVGYEAYRNQPNLCGSPFGSCLYNQLWNFKESDDNRIYRNQEPQYIVQGRFDRINQHPNAGAHSFSIGITESLNTNLLIELSADDINYVYQRSPGKIIDINVPTFEALSQVGTSKVTIKNIGKLEASYSLTFDCLSGISYVEEQFHLQEQFFIIKPGQVVIRSFYLRSSSDQASKYRCSAILKASDFSELDRAECQFSTTATVLDNGTQIGPPKQHKKGGIRGFIEAIETLWRNTWDSVIDFFTGRSCSTKCTSFLDLSCHIQYICIGWLVMFGLLLTTLPAVAVLLWLLHQKGIFDPLYDYWEDVFGPPEDAHPKHRGGRGHHAHAHTHHHHHHHSKHPHAHKKHSSGAAGQQQHHHHHHVLHRQGGKPDDVEQHRHAAALGVQHRDAGHKHHRHGKAPQRERERAQDREREHRHHHSRAA, from the exons ATGGCTCCTCCACGCTGCCCCCCTCCTTCCCGACCCGCTAAACACGTGTTCCTCCTCCTTGCCGCGGCCGCCCTCGTCGGGCCCGCCGTCGGGGTGGAGATCCTCTCCAAGTCCCGCCTGGAGCGCTGCGCCCTGGACTCGGGGGCCGGCGGTGCCCTCGCCTGCGACCGCAAGCTCGTCCTCAACCTCGCCGTCCCCAGCGGCTCC GATGTTGCTTATAAACCAGAGGAAATGTTTACCAAGACACATAAATGTGAGTCAGATGCTGGTGCTGATGTTGTTGGAGTTTGTGAAAG GTTATGGGATCAGAACGGTCACGTAATTGAGCAGACAGAG CCGGTTTGTTGTCCATGTGGGCCTCATCGCCGTGTTGGTTCGTCTTGCGGATCAATTT TTGATAAAATGATTAAAGGCAAAGCTAATACGGCTCACTGTGTACGTTTTCCAGGTGATTG GTATCATGTTTTCGAAATTGGGACAAGGTCAACTGGGTACAGCATCAGAGTACAAGTAAAGAAAGGCTCTTCTGTAACG GAGGTTATTGTTAGTCCAGAGAATAAAACAGTTGTTTCTAAAGATAACTTTCTGAGGGTAAATCTCATTGGTGACTATGTTGGTCACGATAGTATGCCAACATTTGAAGACTTCTATCTTGTGACTCCACGGGAG GCTGGTGGTGACGGTCAACCGCAAGTTCTTGGCGATGAGTTTTCCAGGTGGAAGCTGTTGGAGAGAGTCCGGTTTACATTAGATGGACTTGAGTGCAACAAGATTGGTGTTGGGTATGAAGCTTACAGAAACCAGCCTAACCTCTGTGGATCACCATTTGGGAGCTGTTTGTACAATCAGCTTTGGAATTTCAAGGAG TCTGACGACAATCGAATATACAGAAACCAAGAGCCCCAGTATATTGTGCAGGGAAGATTTGATAGGATCAACCAACACCCG AATGCAGGAGCTCATTCGTTCTCTATTGGAATCACAGAAAGTCTGAATACTAATTTGCTGATAGAGCTGAGTGCTGATGATATAAATTATGTATACCAGAG GAGTCCAGGGAAAATAATTGACATTAATGTCCCTACATTTGAAGCCTTAAGCCAAGTTGGTACTTCCAAGGTCACAATTAAGAACATTGGCAAACTGGAAGCTTCATATAGCTTGACG TTCGACTGCTTAAGTGGCATCAGTTATGTGGAG GAGCAATTTCATTTGCAGGAGCAATTCTTCATCATCAAACCTGGCCAAGTGGTTATCCGCTCATTCTATTTGCGTTCCTCATCAGACCAAGCATCAAAATATCGCTGCTCGG CTATTTTGAAAGCGTCAGATTTCAGTGAACTTGACAGAGCAGAATGCCAGTTCTCGACTACAGCCACCGTTCTTGACAATGGAACACAG ATCGGCCCACCGAAGCAGCATAAGAAGGGTGGCATCAGGGGTTTCATCGAAGCCATCGAAACCTTGTGGCGCAACACATGGGACAGCGTGATCGATTTCTTCACCGGCAGATCATGCAG CACCAAGTGCACGAGCTTCTTGGACCTGAGCTGCCACATCCAGTACATATGCATCGGCTGGCTCGTCATGTTCGGCCTGCTGCTCACCACGCTACCCGCTG TCGCGGTGCTGCTGTGGCTGCTCCACCAGAAGGGCATCTTCGACCCGCTGTACGACTACTGGGAGGACGTGTTCGGGCCACCGGAGGACGCGCACCCGAAGCACCGGGGAGGCCGAGGCCACCACGCGCACGcccacacccaccaccaccaccaccaccacagcaAGCACCCGCACGCGCACAAGAAGCATAGCAGCGGGGCGGCCGGGCAGCAGcagcaccaccatcaccaccacgtcctCCACAGGCAGGGCGGCAAGCCGGACGACGTCGAGCAGCACCGGCATGCAGCAGCGCTCGGCGTGCAGCACAGGGACGCCGGGCACAAGCACCACCGGCATGGCAAGGCGccgcagagggagagggagagggcacaAGACCGTGAGCGCGAGCACCGCCACCACCACTCTCGGGCGGCGTAG
- the LOC119302540 gene encoding protein HAPLESS 2-A-like isoform X2, whose protein sequence is MAPPRCPPPSRPAKHVFLLLAAAALVGPAVGVEILSKSRLERCALDSGAGGALACDRKLVLNLAVPSGSDVAYKPEEMFTKTHKCESDAGADVVGVCERLWDQNGHVIEQTEPVCCPCGPHRRVGSSCGSIFDKMIKGKANTAHCVRFPGDWYHVFEIGTRSTGYSIRVQVKKGSSVTEVIVSPENKTVVSKDNFLRVNLIGDYVGHDSMPTFEDFYLVTPREAGGDGQPQVLGDEFSRWKLLERVRFTLDGLECNKIGVGYEAYRNQPNLCGSPFGSCLYNQLWNFKESDDNRIYRNQEPQYIVQGRFDRINQHPNAGAHSFSIGITESLNTNLLIELSADDINYVYQRSPGKIIDINVPTFEALSQVGTSKVTIKNIGKLEASYSLTFDCLSGISYVEEQFFIIKPGQVVIRSFYLRSSSDQASKYRCSAILKASDFSELDRAECQFSTTATVLDNGTQIGPPKQHKKGGIRGFIEAIETLWRNTWDSVIDFFTGRSCSTKCTSFLDLSCHIQYICIGWLVMFGLLLTTLPAVAVLLWLLHQKGIFDPLYDYWEDVFGPPEDAHPKHRGGRGHHAHAHTHHHHHHHSKHPHAHKKHSSGAAGQQQHHHHHHVLHRQGGKPDDVEQHRHAAALGVQHRDAGHKHHRHGKAPQRERERAQDREREHRHHHSRAA, encoded by the exons ATGGCTCCTCCACGCTGCCCCCCTCCTTCCCGACCCGCTAAACACGTGTTCCTCCTCCTTGCCGCGGCCGCCCTCGTCGGGCCCGCCGTCGGGGTGGAGATCCTCTCCAAGTCCCGCCTGGAGCGCTGCGCCCTGGACTCGGGGGCCGGCGGTGCCCTCGCCTGCGACCGCAAGCTCGTCCTCAACCTCGCCGTCCCCAGCGGCTCC GATGTTGCTTATAAACCAGAGGAAATGTTTACCAAGACACATAAATGTGAGTCAGATGCTGGTGCTGATGTTGTTGGAGTTTGTGAAAG GTTATGGGATCAGAACGGTCACGTAATTGAGCAGACAGAG CCGGTTTGTTGTCCATGTGGGCCTCATCGCCGTGTTGGTTCGTCTTGCGGATCAATTT TTGATAAAATGATTAAAGGCAAAGCTAATACGGCTCACTGTGTACGTTTTCCAGGTGATTG GTATCATGTTTTCGAAATTGGGACAAGGTCAACTGGGTACAGCATCAGAGTACAAGTAAAGAAAGGCTCTTCTGTAACG GAGGTTATTGTTAGTCCAGAGAATAAAACAGTTGTTTCTAAAGATAACTTTCTGAGGGTAAATCTCATTGGTGACTATGTTGGTCACGATAGTATGCCAACATTTGAAGACTTCTATCTTGTGACTCCACGGGAG GCTGGTGGTGACGGTCAACCGCAAGTTCTTGGCGATGAGTTTTCCAGGTGGAAGCTGTTGGAGAGAGTCCGGTTTACATTAGATGGACTTGAGTGCAACAAGATTGGTGTTGGGTATGAAGCTTACAGAAACCAGCCTAACCTCTGTGGATCACCATTTGGGAGCTGTTTGTACAATCAGCTTTGGAATTTCAAGGAG TCTGACGACAATCGAATATACAGAAACCAAGAGCCCCAGTATATTGTGCAGGGAAGATTTGATAGGATCAACCAACACCCG AATGCAGGAGCTCATTCGTTCTCTATTGGAATCACAGAAAGTCTGAATACTAATTTGCTGATAGAGCTGAGTGCTGATGATATAAATTATGTATACCAGAG GAGTCCAGGGAAAATAATTGACATTAATGTCCCTACATTTGAAGCCTTAAGCCAAGTTGGTACTTCCAAGGTCACAATTAAGAACATTGGCAAACTGGAAGCTTCATATAGCTTGACG TTCGACTGCTTAAGTGGCATCAGTTATGTGGAG GAGCAATTCTTCATCATCAAACCTGGCCAAGTGGTTATCCGCTCATTCTATTTGCGTTCCTCATCAGACCAAGCATCAAAATATCGCTGCTCGG CTATTTTGAAAGCGTCAGATTTCAGTGAACTTGACAGAGCAGAATGCCAGTTCTCGACTACAGCCACCGTTCTTGACAATGGAACACAG ATCGGCCCACCGAAGCAGCATAAGAAGGGTGGCATCAGGGGTTTCATCGAAGCCATCGAAACCTTGTGGCGCAACACATGGGACAGCGTGATCGATTTCTTCACCGGCAGATCATGCAG CACCAAGTGCACGAGCTTCTTGGACCTGAGCTGCCACATCCAGTACATATGCATCGGCTGGCTCGTCATGTTCGGCCTGCTGCTCACCACGCTACCCGCTG TCGCGGTGCTGCTGTGGCTGCTCCACCAGAAGGGCATCTTCGACCCGCTGTACGACTACTGGGAGGACGTGTTCGGGCCACCGGAGGACGCGCACCCGAAGCACCGGGGAGGCCGAGGCCACCACGCGCACGcccacacccaccaccaccaccaccaccacagcaAGCACCCGCACGCGCACAAGAAGCATAGCAGCGGGGCGGCCGGGCAGCAGcagcaccaccatcaccaccacgtcctCCACAGGCAGGGCGGCAAGCCGGACGACGTCGAGCAGCACCGGCATGCAGCAGCGCTCGGCGTGCAGCACAGGGACGCCGGGCACAAGCACCACCGGCATGGCAAGGCGccgcagagggagagggagagggcacaAGACCGTGAGCGCGAGCACCGCCACCACCACTCTCGGGCGGCGTAG
- the LOC119298643 gene encoding acyl transferase 1-like, with protein MVTFTARRSEPELVRPARPTPRETKALSDLDDQWSLRFYESIVGFFRSPPSESVKPGKVAKGIKAAVAAALVYYYPMAGRLRKLPEGNKLVVDCTGEGVMFVEAMADVRLEDLGQPLVPPYPCVEEFLGDAGDTRDVVAKPLLFLQVTQLKCGGFVIGLHMCHCIADGFGILQFIKSIADFACGELIPTTLPVWKRDTFRARMPPSITHVYPAYKTFIHGLDCTGDDVMLLTPPESMKVQYLFFGPKEIAILRSHLSEHLSKSTTTFELLTTVMWRCRTLALGYGSSQKVRIMFTLNTRGRSINGESVVPRGYYGNAHFSPMVEITVNELVTKPLEHVLELIRKVKVGTTNDCMKSMVDLMALWRERSPFGMDRTYEVSDTKWVGGNALKFGRAELVAAGTPHAGDFTSKLISYHTKCKNKDGEDSTVVSILLPKLAMVKFMEEMAIWLKK; from the exons ATGGTGACGTTCACGGCACGCCGGAGCGAGCCCGAGCTGGTGCGCCCGGCGCGGCCGACGCCGCGTGAGACCAAGGCCCTCTCCGATCTCGACGACCAGTGGTCGCTGCGGTTCTACGAGTCCATCGTCGGCTTCTTCCGCAGCCCGCCGAGCGAAAGCGTCAAGCCGGGCAAGGTGGCCAAGGGCATTAAGGCGGCCGTGGCGGCGGCTCTGGTGTACTACTACCCCATGGCTGGCCGTCTCCGGAAGCTCCCCGAGGGAAACAAGCTGGTGGTGGACTGCACGGGGGAAGGCGTGATGTTTGTGGAGGCGATGGCAGACGTGCGGCTGGAGGACCTCGGCCAGCCGTTGGTGCCGCCGTACCCGTGCGTCGAGGAGTTCTTGGGGGACGCCGGTGACACCAGGGATGTGGTTGCCAAGCCTCTGCTCTTCCTGCAG GTGACACAACTCAAGTGTGGAGGATTTGTTATTGGGCTTCACATGTGCCATTGCATtgctgatggttttggtatcctccAATTTATCAAATCCATAGCCGATTTTGCATGTGGTGAACTCATCCCAACCACATTGCCCGTGTGGAAACGAGATACCTTCAGAGCACGTATGCCACCCTCCATCACACATGTCTACCCAGCATATAAAACGTTTATTCATGGGTTGGACTGCACGGGAGATGATGTGATGCTATTAACTCCGCCAGAAAGCATGAAAGTGCAATATTTATTTTTTGGGCCGAAAGAAATAGCAATATTAAGGAGCCACCTCTCAGAACATCTTTCCAAATCCACCACAACTTTTGAGTTGCTTACGACGGTTATGTGGCGGTGTCGCACATTGGCACTTGGTTATGGATCTAGTCAGAAAGTGCGTATCATGTTTACTTTAAATACACGTGGGAGAAGCATTAATGGTGAAAGTGTTGTCCCACGTGGTTACTATGGAAATGCACATTTTTCTCCCATGGTCGAGATCACCGTCAATGAGCTTGTTACAAAGCCCTTGGAACATGTACTTGAGCTGATACGCAAAGTCAAGGTAGGCACCACAAATGATTGCATGAAGTCAATGGTTGATTTGATGGCATTATGGCGAGAGCGTTCACCTTTCGGTATGGACAGAACATATGAAGTTAGTGATACAAAGTGGGTTGGAGGCAATGCACTAAAATTTGGCAGGGCCGAGCTAGTTGCTGCTGGCACACCACATGCTGGTGACTTCACTTCAAAGTTGATTAGCTATCATACCAAGTGCAAGAATAAAGACGGTGAGGACTCAACCGTGGTATCAATCTTACTACCTAAGCTTGCAATGGTGAAGTTTATGGAGGAGATGGCAATTTGGTTGAAGAAGTAG
- the LOC119298639 gene encoding acyl transferase 1-like, giving the protein MVTFAARRSEPELVRPARPTPAETKALSDLDDQWSLRFYESIVGFFRGPPGESTTPGKVAKGIKAAVAGALVYYYPMAGRLRKLPDGNKLVVDCTGEGVMFVEATADVRLEDLGQPLVPPYPCVEEFLGDAGNTRDVIGKPLLFLQLIWAVINLRIMVTQLKCGGFVIGLHMCHCIADGFGTLQFIKSIADFACGELIPTTLPVWKRDIFTARIPPSVSHVYPAYKPFLLGLDCRGDDVMLSTPPETMEMQYVFFGPKEIDILRSHISGHLSKSTTTFELITAVMWRCRTLALGYESNQRVRVMFALNARGRSINGESVVVPHGYYGNAHFSPVVEVTVDELSTKPLAHILELMRKVKMDTTKDCVKSMVDLMALWREWSPFCMDRTYEVGDTKWVGGNTLQFGKAELVAAGTPHAGDFTSKLISYHTKCKNQDGEDSIVVSILLPKLAMEKFTKEMAIWLKK; this is encoded by the exons ATGGTGACCTTCGCGGCGCGCCGGAGCGAGCCCGAGCTGGTGCGCCCGGCGCGGCCGACGCCGGCCGAAACCAAGGCCCTCTCCGACCTCGACGACCAGTGGTCGCTGCGGTTCTACGAGTCCATCGTCGGCTTCTTCCGCGGCCCGCCGGGAGAGAGCACCACGCCGGGCAAAGTGGCCAAGGGCATCAAGGCGGCCGTGGCGGGGGCTCTCGTGTACTACTACCCCATGGCCggacgcctgaggaagctccccgaCGGCAACAAGCTGGTGGTGGACTGCACGGGGGAAGGGGTGATGTTCGTGGAGGCCACAGCGGACGTGCGGCTGGAGGACCTCGGGCAGCCGCTGGTGCCGCCGTACCCGTGTGTCGAGGAGTTCTTGGGCGACGCCGGCAACACGAGAGATGTCATTGGCAAGCCTCTGCTCTTCCTGCAG CTTATATGGGCGGTAATAAATCTTAGAATAATG GTGACACAACTCAAATGTGGAGGATTTGTCATTGGGCTTCACATGTGTCATTGCATTGCTGATGGTTTTGGCACCCTCCAATTTATAAAATCTATAGCTGATTTCGCATGTGGTGAACTTATCCCAACCACTTTGCCCGTGTGGAAAAGAGATATTTTCACAGCACGCATCCCACCCTCTGTCTCACATGTCTATCCGGCTTATAAACCATTTCTTCTTGGGTTAGACTGCAGAGGAGATGATGTGATGCTATCAACTCCACCAGAAACTATGGAAATGCAATATGTATTCTTTGGACCAAAAGAGATAGATATTTTAAGAAGCCATATTTCAGGACATCTCTCCAAATCTACAACAACATTCGAACTGATTACTGCCGTCATGTGGCGATGCCGCACATTGGCATTAGGTTACGAATCTAATCAGAGAGTACGTGTCATGTTTGCTTTAAATGCACGTGGTAGAAGCATTAATGGGGAAAGCGTTGTCGTCCCACATGGTTACTATGGAAATGCACATTTCTCTCCCGTGGTTGAGGTCACAGTTGATGAGTTGTCTACAAAGCCGTTGGCTCATATACTTGAGCTAATGCGTAAAGTCAAGATGGACACCACGAAGGATTGTGTGAAGTCAATGGTGGATTTGATGGCATTATGGAGAGAGTGGTCACCGTTCTGCATGGACAGAACATACGAGGTTGGTGATACAAAGTGggttggaggcaataccctacaatTTGGGAAAGCTGAACTGGTTGCTGCTGGTACGCCACATGCAGGGGATTTCACTTCAAAGTTGATAAGCTATCATACAAAGTGCAAGAATCAAGACGGTGAAGACTCAATAGTGGTATCAATCTTATTGCCAAAATTGGCAATGGAGAAGTTCACAAAGGAGATGGCAATTTGGTTGAAGAAATAA